One window of Candidatus Rokuibacteriota bacterium genomic DNA carries:
- a CDS encoding amidase, which yields MTTDLCFAPATTLARLIRQKKVSPLEVVRAVLERIERVNPKLNAYCTVVPDLALKAARRAESAVMRRQGLGPLHGIPVSIKDLVPTAGIRTTWGSKIYEHHVPEEDGLIVQRLKAAGAIVLGKTNTPEFGAGANTTNAVFGPTRNPWNPALTCGGSSGGAAVALATGTGPLAQGSDLGGSLRIPAAFCAVVGFRTTPGLVPIYPSPLGWDTYSVQGPMARTVADTALMLAAIAGPDARAPISYEVDTREFAKAVRAPSVKGLRVAWSPDLGIAPVEREVRRVAEAATKVFARLGARVDEAHPDFSGVQEIIRVSRGIRMAALHAEKLPKWRDVMNPNLVWNIEEGLKLTAEDMARAETLRTELWDRVRQFFARYDLTLSPTVAVKPFPVEVSYPKEIDGRPTANYIEWVLPTYAFTIAGLPTISVPAGWTADGLPVGLQIVGRWRAEASVLRAAAAFEAAAPWADRIPPV from the coding sequence GTGACAACTGACCTCTGCTTCGCGCCCGCAACCACGCTGGCTCGCCTGATCCGTCAGAAGAAGGTCTCGCCCCTGGAGGTCGTGCGCGCCGTGCTCGAGCGGATCGAGCGCGTGAACCCGAAGCTCAACGCCTACTGCACCGTTGTCCCTGACCTCGCGCTCAAAGCCGCGCGACGCGCCGAGAGCGCCGTGATGCGAAGGCAAGGGCTGGGACCGTTGCACGGGATCCCCGTCTCGATCAAGGACCTGGTTCCCACCGCCGGCATCCGCACGACCTGGGGCTCCAAGATCTACGAGCACCACGTCCCCGAGGAGGATGGCCTGATCGTCCAGCGCCTCAAGGCCGCCGGAGCCATCGTGCTCGGCAAGACCAACACCCCCGAGTTCGGCGCCGGCGCCAACACCACCAACGCGGTCTTCGGCCCAACGCGCAACCCGTGGAATCCCGCGCTGACGTGCGGCGGCTCGAGCGGCGGCGCCGCGGTCGCCCTGGCGACAGGGACGGGGCCGCTCGCCCAGGGGTCGGACCTGGGCGGCTCCCTGAGAATCCCCGCAGCCTTCTGCGCGGTCGTGGGCTTCAGGACGACGCCCGGCCTCGTCCCCATCTACCCCTCGCCGCTCGGCTGGGACACGTACTCCGTCCAGGGGCCGATGGCACGCACCGTCGCCGATACCGCGCTCATGCTCGCTGCCATCGCCGGTCCCGACGCGAGGGCCCCGATCTCGTACGAGGTGGACACCCGAGAGTTCGCGAAGGCCGTGAGGGCCCCGTCGGTCAAAGGCCTCCGCGTTGCCTGGAGCCCGGATCTGGGCATCGCGCCAGTTGAGCGCGAGGTCAGGCGCGTCGCCGAGGCCGCGACGAAGGTCTTCGCCCGTCTCGGCGCCCGCGTCGATGAGGCTCACCCTGACTTCAGCGGGGTTCAGGAGATCATCCGGGTGAGCCGCGGGATCAGGATGGCGGCGCTCCACGCCGAAAAGCTCCCGAAGTGGCGGGACGTCATGAACCCCAACCTGGTCTGGAACATCGAGGAGGGGCTCAAGCTCACCGCCGAGGATATGGCGCGGGCCGAAACGCTGAGGACCGAGCTCTGGGATCGGGTGAGGCAGTTCTTCGCGCGCTACGATCTGACATTGAGCCCGACGGTCGCCGTGAAGCCGTTTCCCGTGGAGGTCTCCTATCCCAAGGAGATCGACGGTCGACCGACGGCGAACTACATCGAGTGGGTGCTCCCGACCTACGCCTTCACGATCGCGGGACTTCCCACCATCTCGGTCCCGGCCGGCTGGACCGCCGACGGCCTCCCCGTCGGCCTCCAGATCGTCGGACGCTGGCGGGCTGAAGCTTCGGTGCTGCGCGCAGCCGCCGCCTTCGAGGCCGCCGCCCCCTGGGCCGACCGTATCCCGCCGGTCTAA
- a CDS encoding ABC transporter permease — translation MAGSTPASPTAELLAGRAIVLAPSRSQSLWAEGWRRFRRHRLAMFGAVILLVMTVGTLAGPLVYRTPIDAIDFKAKLKVPSPAHPLGTDDLGQDLLARLLYGGRISLAVGVAAMVIAITLGTFVGAVAGYVGGALDNVLMRLTDLCLSLPQLPLLLLIVYLFRDPVRKTFGPEVGIFLLIVTVIGSLRWMPVARLVRASFLSIKEKEFVEAARCLGVPPWRQIVRHILPNALGPVIVAASLGVGTAIIAESSLSFLGLGFPPDIPTWGRILFDAKDNLDIAPHWALFPGTAIFLTVLSINYIGDGLRDALDPRKVL, via the coding sequence ATGGCTGGCTCGACCCCCGCATCTCCTACCGCTGAGCTCCTGGCGGGACGCGCCATCGTCCTGGCGCCGTCGCGCTCGCAGTCCCTCTGGGCGGAGGGCTGGCGCCGCTTCCGCCGACACCGGCTCGCGATGTTCGGCGCGGTCATCCTGCTCGTGATGACGGTCGGAACCCTGGCGGGGCCGCTGGTCTACCGGACACCCATCGACGCGATCGACTTCAAGGCCAAGCTCAAGGTGCCGAGCCCGGCCCACCCGCTGGGGACGGACGACCTGGGGCAGGATCTCCTGGCGCGGTTGCTCTACGGCGGGCGGATCTCGCTCGCGGTCGGCGTGGCGGCCATGGTCATCGCCATCACGCTGGGGACCTTCGTCGGTGCCGTGGCCGGCTATGTCGGCGGGGCCCTGGACAACGTCTTGATGCGCCTGACCGACCTCTGCCTCTCGCTTCCCCAGCTGCCCTTGCTCCTCCTGATCGTTTACCTCTTTCGGGACCCGGTCCGGAAGACCTTCGGGCCCGAGGTGGGGATCTTTCTCCTGATCGTCACGGTGATCGGGAGCCTCAGGTGGATGCCCGTGGCGCGCCTGGTCCGCGCCTCGTTTCTGTCGATCAAGGAGAAGGAGTTCGTGGAGGCGGCCCGCTGCCTCGGCGTGCCTCCCTGGCGCCAGATCGTCCGCCACATCCTCCCGAACGCTCTCGGACCAGTCATCGTCGCAGCGTCACTCGGGGTCGGCACCGCGATCATTGCGGAGTCCTCGCTCTCGTTCCTGGGGCTCGGGTTCCCCCCCGACATCCCAACCTGGGGGCGGATTCTCTTCGACGCCAAGGACAACCTCGACATCGCGCCCCACTGGGCCCTCTTCCCCGGCACCGCCATCTTCCTCACCGTGCTCTCCATCAACTACATCGGGGACGGGCTTCGGGATGCCCTGGATCCCAGGAAAGTGCTCTAG
- a CDS encoding ABC transporter permease, translating into MYKYVLRRLLQAIPLLFGISLVLFAILALAPGDPFEELATNPNVPAEVAQRLRAQFGLDDPLPIRYVRWLVSMLKGDWGYSFVSRVNVETLILQRLLTTLYVLGMANLLAVLIALPVGIYSAVRPYSLFDQIATTLAFIGFSLPTFFTGLLFILFFSIYLDWLPFIYRADIDATGFRWVLEHLKQGIMPIAVLGLFEGASLTRFVRAAVLVVIQLDDVNTARAKGLSERLTIGKHVVRNALIPVVTLVALQMPLIFTGAVITEQIFRVPGIGSLLIASILASDTPVVMAITFVYSALVVIFNLVADMVYGWLDPRISYR; encoded by the coding sequence ATGTACAAGTACGTCCTCCGGCGCCTCCTCCAGGCGATCCCGCTCCTCTTCGGAATCAGCCTGGTCCTCTTCGCGATCCTGGCCCTGGCGCCCGGCGACCCCTTCGAGGAGCTCGCCACCAACCCCAACGTCCCCGCGGAGGTCGCCCAGCGCCTCCGCGCTCAGTTCGGGCTCGACGACCCGCTGCCGATCCGGTACGTGCGCTGGCTCGTCTCGATGCTGAAGGGCGACTGGGGCTACTCCTTCGTGAGCCGCGTCAACGTCGAGACCCTGATCCTCCAGCGGCTCCTGACCACGCTCTACGTCCTCGGGATGGCCAACCTGCTCGCCGTCCTGATCGCGCTCCCGGTGGGCATCTACTCGGCGGTCCGCCCCTACTCGCTCTTCGACCAGATCGCCACGACCCTGGCCTTCATCGGCTTCTCGCTCCCCACCTTCTTCACCGGGCTCCTCTTCATCCTCTTCTTCTCCATCTACCTGGACTGGCTCCCGTTCATCTACCGCGCCGACATCGACGCGACGGGCTTCCGCTGGGTCCTGGAGCATCTGAAGCAGGGGATCATGCCGATCGCCGTCCTCGGGCTCTTCGAGGGCGCCTCGCTCACGCGCTTCGTCCGCGCCGCGGTCCTGGTGGTGATCCAGCTGGATGACGTCAACACGGCGCGGGCCAAGGGGCTCAGCGAACGGCTTACGATCGGCAAGCACGTCGTCCGGAACGCTCTGATCCCGGTGGTCACCCTCGTCGCGCTCCAGATGCCGCTCATCTTCACCGGGGCGGTCATCACCGAGCAGATCTTTCGCGTGCCCGGGATCGGGTCGCTCCTGATCGCCTCCATCCTCGCCAGCGACACCCCCGTCGTGATGGCCATTACCTTCGTCTACTCGGCGCTCGTGGTGATCTTCAACCTCGTCGCCGATATGGTCTATGGCTGGCTCGACCCCCGCATCTCCTACCGCTGA
- a CDS encoding peptide ABC transporter substrate-binding protein: MEEHELRDMLHRVKTGRLSRRAFMRTMLGLGLTGPMVAQMLAAYGIPAQAQPRAAFTPTRRGGGGKLKVLWWQAPTLLNPHFATGTKDQDGSRVVHEPLAAFDPDGNVIPVLAAEIPSIANGTLSKDGLWVTWRLKKNVVWHDGKPFTAADVIFNWEYSADPASSTTTIGSYRDIQRIEKLSDHEVKVVFKDPTPFWYDAFCGNRGQMIPKHLHEPFKGAKSREAPYNTKPVGTGPYKIVDFKPGDVVRYEINPNYHVANRPFFDQLELKGGGDAVSAARAVLQTGEYDYAWNMQVEDEILKRLEQAGKGRVEIYPTGNIEHIQCNQTDPWTEVDGERSSVKVPHPFLTDPKVRAAFNLLVDRASVHEEIYGRQGQTSANFLNAPPRVQSKNTRWEFKIEKANQLLDEAGWKRGPDGIRVKDGKRLKVVYQTSINAPRQKTQAIVKQACAKAGIEVELKSVVASVYFSSDPANPDTYRHFYTDLQMYTTTMGAPDPQLYMEQFASWQIASKANKWSVTNVTRWRNDEYDKLWKAAEKEMDPVKRAAQFIRMNDLVIQNVVVVPVLWRNGVAAVTAKLRGLDLTGWDSNFWHLAYWYKEA; this comes from the coding sequence ATGGAAGAGCACGAACTGAGAGACATGCTCCACCGGGTCAAGACCGGTCGGCTCAGCCGGCGCGCCTTCATGCGGACGATGCTGGGGTTGGGGCTGACCGGCCCCATGGTTGCCCAGATGCTTGCCGCCTACGGCATCCCGGCCCAGGCCCAGCCGCGGGCCGCCTTCACCCCGACCCGGCGGGGGGGCGGGGGCAAGCTTAAGGTCCTCTGGTGGCAGGCTCCCACCCTCCTGAACCCCCACTTCGCCACGGGCACCAAGGATCAGGACGGCTCCCGGGTCGTCCACGAGCCCCTGGCGGCTTTCGATCCCGACGGCAACGTGATCCCTGTTCTCGCCGCCGAGATCCCGAGTATCGCAAACGGCACACTTTCGAAGGACGGGTTGTGGGTGACCTGGCGGCTCAAGAAGAACGTGGTCTGGCATGACGGCAAGCCCTTCACCGCCGCCGACGTGATCTTCAACTGGGAGTACTCCGCGGACCCCGCCAGCTCAACCACCACCATCGGCTCCTACCGCGACATCCAGCGCATCGAAAAGCTCAGCGACCATGAGGTGAAGGTGGTCTTCAAGGACCCGACGCCGTTCTGGTACGACGCCTTCTGCGGGAACCGTGGCCAGATGATCCCCAAGCACCTCCACGAGCCGTTCAAGGGCGCCAAGTCGCGCGAGGCCCCGTACAACACCAAGCCGGTGGGCACCGGCCCGTACAAGATCGTGGACTTCAAGCCCGGTGACGTGGTCCGCTACGAGATCAACCCCAACTACCATGTCGCGAACCGCCCCTTCTTCGACCAGCTCGAGCTGAAGGGCGGCGGCGACGCCGTGTCCGCGGCCCGCGCGGTACTCCAGACGGGCGAGTACGACTACGCCTGGAACATGCAGGTGGAGGACGAGATCCTGAAGCGCCTGGAGCAGGCCGGGAAGGGGCGCGTTGAAATCTATCCCACGGGGAATATCGAGCACATCCAGTGTAACCAGACGGACCCCTGGACCGAGGTGGACGGCGAACGGTCAAGCGTCAAGGTGCCCCATCCCTTCCTGACCGACCCGAAGGTGCGCGCGGCCTTCAACCTCCTGGTGGACCGCGCCTCCGTCCACGAGGAGATCTACGGCCGGCAGGGCCAGACCAGCGCCAATTTCCTCAACGCCCCGCCGCGCGTTCAGTCCAAGAACACCCGCTGGGAGTTCAAGATCGAGAAGGCCAATCAGCTCCTGGACGAGGCCGGCTGGAAGCGCGGGCCGGACGGGATCCGCGTCAAGGACGGCAAGCGCCTCAAGGTCGTCTACCAGACCTCGATCAACGCGCCGCGCCAGAAGACCCAGGCCATCGTCAAACAGGCCTGCGCCAAGGCGGGGATCGAGGTGGAGCTGAAGTCCGTGGTGGCCTCTGTCTATTTCTCGTCGGATCCGGCCAACCCCGACACCTACCGTCACTTCTATACGGACCTGCAGATGTATACGACCACGATGGGCGCGCCGGACCCCCAGCTCTACATGGAGCAGTTCGCCTCCTGGCAGATCGCCTCCAAGGCAAACAAATGGTCGGTCACCAACGTGACCCGGTGGCGCAACGACGAATATGACAAGCTCTGGAAAGCGGCCGAGAAGGAGATGGACCCGGTCAAGCGCGCCGCCCAGTTTATCAGGATGAACGACCTGGTCATCCAGAACGTAGTGGTCGTCCCCGTCCTCTGGCGGAACGGCGTGGCGGCGGTGACCGCCAAGCTGAGGGGCCTGGACCTTACCGGCTGGGACTCGAACTTCTGGCACCTGGCCTACTGGTACAAAGAGGCGTAG
- a CDS encoding sigma-70 family RNA polymerase sigma factor — MATRDWRKEFEDVALVHLDQLYHMALRLCRSPSRAEDLVQETYLRAFRHFDQFDPGTNCRAWLFAILHNTFVNRVKRDSRELLELDEGSLDHAGASSPEVMATIANPEEEFLKHVLDGDLVSALEAMPVTFQEAVLLADVEEFSYKEIAQILGVPVGTVMSRLHRGRQLLRKTLVASSRERKGMRRDA; from the coding sequence GTGGCTACCCGGGATTGGCGGAAGGAGTTCGAGGACGTCGCGCTGGTCCACCTCGACCAGCTCTACCACATGGCGCTGCGGCTCTGCCGGAGCCCGAGCCGGGCCGAGGACCTCGTCCAGGAGACGTACCTCAGGGCGTTCAGGCACTTCGATCAGTTCGACCCCGGGACCAACTGCCGGGCGTGGCTGTTCGCCATTCTCCACAACACGTTCGTCAATCGGGTGAAGCGCGACAGCCGGGAGCTTCTGGAGTTGGACGAGGGGAGCCTGGACCACGCCGGGGCGAGCTCCCCCGAGGTCATGGCTACGATCGCCAACCCGGAGGAGGAGTTTTTGAAGCATGTGCTCGACGGCGACCTCGTGTCCGCGCTCGAGGCGATGCCGGTAACGTTCCAGGAGGCGGTTCTGCTGGCCGACGTCGAGGAGTTCTCGTACAAGGAGATCGCCCAGATCCTGGGCGTGCCGGTGGGGACCGTCATGTCCCGTCTCCACCGCGGCCGCCAGCTGCTGCGGAAGACGCTCGTGGCGTCGTCCCGTGAGCGGAAGGGCATGAGGAGGGACGCGTGA
- a CDS encoding anti-sigma factor — protein MTCEELRACLDVYLDRELDVARALDAQDHLAFCMPCQWAYAKERELRALVKTRLPRVAVPPELRARIRSALDADARPAYRAAYRTLTARPLRWAALPVAAVLLVALAFGLRAPRGPSLPPVVTELVAQHQMYSRLDTPAEFVSASRDTVAGWFRGRVRFQVAVPDFSPSGIRLVGARLSSLSDREVAYLLYEKGRNLISLFAFAHRGFELPADGWIPVGESRFYVAEVKGAEVVLWTQGEQAYALVSPLNREALLECALTVWRLVAQARSGA, from the coding sequence GTGACCTGCGAGGAGCTTCGGGCGTGTCTTGACGTCTATCTCGATCGCGAGCTCGACGTGGCGCGCGCGCTGGACGCCCAGGACCACCTGGCGTTCTGCATGCCCTGCCAGTGGGCCTACGCCAAAGAGCGGGAGCTGCGCGCGCTGGTCAAGACGCGGCTGCCGCGCGTGGCGGTGCCCCCCGAGCTTCGCGCCCGGATCAGGAGCGCGCTCGACGCCGACGCCCGGCCGGCCTACCGCGCCGCGTACCGCACTCTGACGGCCCGCCCGCTGCGCTGGGCCGCGCTGCCCGTGGCGGCGGTCCTCCTCGTGGCCCTCGCCTTCGGCCTCCGCGCGCCGCGCGGTCCGTCGCTGCCGCCCGTGGTGACGGAGCTGGTGGCCCAGCACCAGATGTACTCGCGCCTGGACACGCCGGCGGAGTTCGTCAGCGCCAGCCGGGATACCGTGGCGGGCTGGTTCCGGGGGCGCGTCCGCTTCCAGGTCGCCGTTCCTGACTTCTCCCCGTCCGGGATCCGGCTCGTCGGGGCGCGGCTCTCCTCCCTGTCGGACCGCGAGGTGGCGTACCTCCTCTACGAGAAGGGGCGCAACCTCATCTCGCTCTTCGCGTTCGCCCACCGCGGGTTCGAGCTCCCCGCGGACGGCTGGATCCCGGTGGGAGAGTCGCGCTTCTACGTGGCCGAGGTCAAGGGGGCGGAGGTGGTCCTCTGGACTCAGGGGGAGCAGGCGTACGCGCTGGTTTCCCCGCTGAACCGGGAGGCGCTCCTCGAGTGCGCCCTGACCGTCTGGCGACTCGTCGCACAGGCCCGTTCTGGCGCCTGA